A stretch of the Lactuca sativa cultivar Salinas chromosome 9, Lsat_Salinas_v11, whole genome shotgun sequence genome encodes the following:
- the LOC111906733 gene encoding protein NODULATION SIGNALING PATHWAY 2, with protein MESELLLQTSWPTQSYFHSNLDHYDPNMDIYASYYHEFSSSINSSPENSLISSEPYVESPLLGYDQIQKPSMADDDSHNINTLDDVCQWLCDENQEIEEIQSEKSTETESVHVWSPDLSMTSDDVMETRLEDLLKAYADAMTMGQTELVKVIVRCISEKISPIGPVLERIAFNLFKSAENQGDEYLKEELMRNFKSAFRAFYDIFPYGRFAHFTANSVILKAVQSNVESVHIVDFDLGEGTQWPPVIEAVAQQRKSLTLTITGVKLEEHDFNFTETKRQLSNYARDVGVQLKVEEVELGNLVKVMEGKLDTEFLAFNCMIGLPHMVSIRKRTQAIKFLKLAKEILTNSKGIITFGDGENGGKTVNSSNYASFFDGNLSHYKALYESMEWGIPSYLTEARIALETLFIAPSISSLSWFQKWEEGQEEVVSLKGIGLKGQSMNIESWNEARELVNERESPYGIGIGGENGNEMVLEWRGTPVVKVSAWV; from the coding sequence atGGAGTCTGAGCTTTTACTTCAGACCTCTTGGCCAACTCAATCTTATTTTCATTCAAATCTTGATCATTATGATCCAAACATGGATATTTATGCGAGTTATTACCATGAATTTTCTTCTTCAATCAATAGCTCCCCAGAAAACTCATTGATTTCATCAGAACCATATGTCGAATCTCCATTGTTGGGTTATGATCAGATACAAAAACCTTCAATGGCTGATGATGATTCACACAACATTAACACACTTGATGATGTGTGCCAATGGTTATGTGATGAGAATCAAGAAATAGAAGAGATTCAATCGGAAAAGTCTACTGAAACTGAAAGTGTTCATGTATGGAGTCCAGACCTTTCCATGACATCAGATGATGTCATGGAAACAAGACTGGAGGATCTACTGAAGGCCTATGCAGATGCTATGACAATGGGACAAACAGAGCTTGTGAAAGTGATTGTGAGATGTATAAGTGAAAAAATAAGCCCTATAGGTCCAGTCCTCGAACGCATAGCCTTCAATTTGTTTAAAAGTGCAGAAAATCAAGGAGATGAGTACCTTAAAGAAGAACTGATGAGAAACTTCAAGTCAGCATTCAGAGCCTTCTATGATATCTTTCCTTATGGGAGATTTGCCCATTTCACAGCAAATTCAGTCATCCTCAAAGCTGTTCAATCCAATGTAGAATCTGTTCacatcgttgactttgacttgggtgAAGGAACTCAATGGCCTCCAGTGATAGAAGCTGTAGCACAACAAAGAAAatcattgactttgaccattacAGGTGTCAAACTAGAAGAACATGACTTCAATTTTACAGAGACAAAGAGGCAGCTATCTAACTATGCAAGAGATGTTGGTGTACAGTTGAAGGTAGAAGAAGTCGAATTGGGAAATTTGGTAAAAGTAATGGAGGGAAAATTAGACACAGAATTTTTGGCCTTCAATTGTATGATTGGCCTTCCACATATGGTAAGCATAAGGAAAAGAACTCAAGCTATCAAATTCCTAAAGTTAGCAAAAGAGATATTAACAAACAGCAAAGGGATCATAACATTTGGTGATGGCGAAAATGGTGGCAAAACGGTAAATTCATCAAACTATGCTTCATTCTTTGATGGGAATTTGTCACACTACAAAGCTTTATATGAATCAATGGAATGGGGGATTCCAAGTTACCTCACTGAAGCGAGGATAGCTTTGGAGACTCTTTTTATTGCACCTTCTATTTCATCTTTGTCTTGGTTCCAAAAGTGGGAAGAAGGACAAGAAGAAGTTGTTTCTTTGAAGGGTATTGGGTTAAAAGGACAGTCGATGAACATAGAAAGCTGGAATGAAGCCAGGGAATTGGTGAATGAAAGAGAAAGTCCATATGGAATCGGAATTGGAGGAGAAAATGGGAATGAAATGGTGTTGGAGTGGAGAGGAACTCCAGTAGTGAAAGTTTCTGCTTGGGTGTAA
- the LOC111906732 gene encoding protein NODULATION SIGNALING PATHWAY 2: MMQSELLIQPSWPNQSYFHSVLDQDVLNHEHSSLISSLYMNEFLDYDHMEGLDDVCSWLCDDDQKMESEIPTDKSTENSYIWSPTISMTSSESHDSEAMEMESETGIQNLLTAYAEAIGLQQRDLAEVIQKCISEKVNPNGQTLERLALNLFPCSENEKEYLKQESIRNFKTAFRGFYEIFPYGRFAHFTANSAILEAVPNHVDSVQIVDFDMGEGSQWPVVIQVMAQRRKSLTITSVKLEDDNSGLFEETKMHLLNYAGSFGLNLKVEEKELGQIVNRNEFMAFNCMLGLPHMGRTRRRTQVMDFLKVAKQLLVKTQGIITFGDGEYSERMENSPNYPSFFDGNLSHYKALYESMEWGFPSYLNEGRIAMETLFIAPFISSTSWLQKWKEGRENMFSQNDLGLKGRKMSRESWSEVRELVKEGESPYGIRVEGGNENEMVLEWKGIPLVRVSAWM, from the coding sequence ATGATGCAATCAGAGCTTCTGATTCAACCCTCTTGGCCAAATCAATCCTATTTTCACTCGGTTCTAGATCAAGATGTTCTAAACCATGAACACTCTTCACTGATTTCATCTTTGTATATGAATGAATTTTTGGATTATGATCATATGGAGGGTTTGGATGATGTGTGTAGTTGGTTGTGTGATGATGATCAAAAGATGGAATCAGAGATTCCAACCGATAAATCCACCGAAAACAGCTACATATGGAGCCCAACCATCTCCATGACCTCAAGTGAGTCACATGATTCAGAAGCCATGGAAATGGAATCCGAAACAGGAATCCAAAATTTACTCACAGCATACGCAGAAGCCATAGGATTACAACAGAGAGATCTGGCTGAAGTGATTCAGAAATGTATAAGTGAAAAAGTCAACCCCAATGGTCAAACCCTTGAACGTTTAGCACTTAATTTGTTCCCATGTTCTGAGAATGAAAAAGAGTATCTAAAACAAGAATCCATTAGAAACTTCAAGACAGCATTCAGAGGATTCTATGAGATCTTTCCCTATGGAAGATTTGCTCATTTCACAGCAAATTCAGCAATCCTTGAAGCTGTTCCAAATCATGTTGACTCGGTTCAGATAGTTGACTTTGACATGGGTGAAGGAAGTCAATGGCCTGTGGTGATACAAGTCATGGCACAAAGAAGAAAATCATTGACTATTACAAGTGTGAAGCTAGAAGATGATAACTCAGGATTATTTGAAGAGACAAAGATGCATCTGTTAAACTATGCAGGAAGTTTTGGTCTAAATTTGAAAGTAGAAGAAAAGGAATTGGGTCAAATAGTCAACAGGAATGAGTTTATGGCTTTTAATTGTATGCTTGGGCTTCCACATATGGGAAGGACAAGGAGAAGaactcaagttatggattttcttAAGGTAGCAAAACAGTTATTGGTGAAAACCCAAGGAATTATAACCTTTGGGGATGGAGAATACAGTGAAAGAATGGAAAATTCCCCAAACTACCCTTCGTTCTTTGATGGGAATTTGTCACACTACAAAGCACTGTATGAATCAATGGAATGGGGTTTTCCTAGTTATCTGAATGAAGGAAGGATAGCCATGGAAACGCTTTTCATTGCACCTTTTATATCATCGACATCTTGGTTACAAAAATGGAAGGAAGGAAGAGAAAATATGTTTTCCCAAAACGACCTTGGGTTAAAAGGAAGAAAGATGAGTAGAGAAAGCTGGAGTGAAGTGAGAGAATTAGTTAAGGAAGGAGAAAGCCCATATGGAATCAGAGTTGAAGGAGGGAATGAGAATGAAATGGTGTTGGAATGGAAAGGGATTCCACTTGTGAGAGTTTCTGCTTGGATGTAG